ATGAAGGGCCGCATCAGCGACCGTCTGCTCTTCGCGGACGCCCCCCACACGCGCGGCGAGGTGTCCGGCGCCCCGCTGGTGGACGACGCGCTGGCCACCCTGGAGCTGCGCACCGAGCAGCGGGTCCCGGCGGGCGACCACACCCTGGTCGTCGGCCGCGTCCTGACGGCCCGCCTCCCGGGCGCCGACGACGGCCCGCTGCTGTACTTCCGGGGGCGGTACCGGCAGCTGGGCTGAGCGGGGCCTCCGGGGGGCGGCAGCAACCGCCCTCCTCCCCCGGCCCCTGGGTCTCACCCCTGTCCCTCGGGCCTCGGGCCGTAATCCGGTGGCCGGGCGGCGGACGCGCCGCCTACGGTGCGCGCATGACGCCCCCCGGCCCCGGCCCCGGCTCAGCGCCCCGCCTCGAAGAGATCACCCCGGCGAACCTGGACGCCGCCCTCGGCATCCGGGTCCGCCCCGACCAGGAGCACGCGGTCGCGCCGGTCGTGAAGTCCCTGGCCGAGGCGTACGCGTGGCCGGGCGTCGCCTGGCCGCGCCTGATCGTCGACGACGGGCGTCCCGTGGGCTTCCTGATGGCCTTCCTCGGCATCGACTGGCACCAGGACGGCAGCGAACTGCGCTCGGGGCTGTGGCGGCTGAACATCGCGGCCGGCGAGCAGGGCCGCGGCTACGGCCGGTTCGCCGTCGGCGCCGTAGCGGCGGAGATCCGCCGCCGGGGCGAGAGGGAGATGTACGTGTCCTGGCACCCCGGTCCGGACGGCCCGGAGCGCTTCTACCTCGGGCTCGGCTTCCGTACGAACGGGGAGACGAGCGGGGGCCAGACGGTGGGCGTGCTCGGCCTGGAGGCGGTCCCGGCCGGGACGTGAGCGCGCCCGCGGGCACATGACCGCGACAGCGACCGCTGTGCCTGCCGCCTACCCCCAGTCACGACCCGTGCGGCCCCGCTTCGTCTCCGAGCGCTGCTTCTTCTCGCGCAGCCGCCGCTCGTTGATCCCGCGGGGGATGCGGGTGGGCCTGCGGGGCTTGGGCGGGGGCGCGGTCGCCTCGGCGAGGAGCGCGGCGAGGCGTACGGCGGCGGTCTCGCGGTTGCGCCACTGGGAGCGGTGCTCGGAGGCGCGGACGGTGACGACGCCGTCGACGAGCCGGCCGGCCAGCCGGTGCAGGGCGCGCTCCTTCCACACCTCGGGCAGCGCCTCGGTGTTCGCCAGGTC
The sequence above is drawn from the Streptomyces sp. SAT1 genome and encodes:
- a CDS encoding GNAT family N-acetyltransferase translates to MTPPGPGPGSAPRLEEITPANLDAALGIRVRPDQEHAVAPVVKSLAEAYAWPGVAWPRLIVDDGRPVGFLMAFLGIDWHQDGSELRSGLWRLNIAAGEQGRGYGRFAVGAVAAEIRRRGEREMYVSWHPGPDGPERFYLGLGFRTNGETSGGQTVGVLGLEAVPAGT
- the arfB gene encoding alternative ribosome rescue aminoacyl-tRNA hydrolase ArfB produces the protein MSGPHVIRGSVVLPEAELVWRFSRSSGPGGQHVNTSDSQVELRFDLANTEALPEVWKERALHRLAGRLVDGVVTVRASEHRSQWRNRETAAVRLAALLAEATAPPPKPRRPTRIPRGINERRLREKKQRSETKRGRTGRDWG